From a single Dysidea avara chromosome 14, odDysAvar1.4, whole genome shotgun sequence genomic region:
- the LOC136243884 gene encoding proline dehydrogenase 1, mitochondrial-like isoform X1 — translation MAFHRSLLSPRCLPSHSLLLSQVRLFPNFYQRSTGAIDTNQTRLKADLYPGTPLLELTRAWMVYNMLRNDYLVENSLQIFNYMESVLGQSLTQAILRASVFGQFGGKDTDKELRDKVELFARRKVGVAFAYTSEPFKDTELLKLSPEQQKELMEAKCAKVFDHCLMTIDNAARYVNDGSRFVSMKVASIVDGKLLRRLTTLLNYSDEVFKSYSTTSTSNGIPNISSSNMSFKSQVLRETLTELSTKGYIDLVDWRNHFSAENVDQLHLLLKETLPGVERPAPLSHQEHQQVKVLLKRLSDMGERAATKNVRVLVDAEQTYYQPAISSLTVHYLMKNFNKEQPTIYDTVQSYLKSSHQTMLFSHLSTERNNCIYAVKLVRGAYMDEEKRLATQHGYEDPVHDSKEETSDSYHKNMGYVLSQDGTFLCVASHNSETVDIAKEWIAAHKISPQSGQVVFSQSMGMADYLSLTLGQEGYLVYKMFHHGKYRGVLPYLVRRGLENRGAMLRGVEEQEMLRKEIIRRILSPFIITR, via the exons ATGGCGTTTCATCGTTCACTGCTTTCGCCTCGTTGTCTCCCTTCTCATTCTCTACTACTTTCTCAAGTACGCCTCTTTCCGAACTTCTACCAGCGAAGCACGGGAGCGATCGATACCAACCAAACACGACTAAAAGCCGATTTGTATCCTGGGACACCATTATTAGAGCTGACACGAGCCTGGATGGTGTACAACATGTTGAGGAATGATTACTTGGTGGAGAACAGCCTACAA ATATTTAACTACATGGAGTCAGTATTGGGTCAGTCACTGACCCAGGCAATTCTCAGGGCAAGTGTGTTTGGTCAGTTTGGAGGGAAAGACACAGACAAGGAGCTGAGAGACAAAGTAGAGTTATTTGCACGACGGAAAGTGGGAGTGGCATTTGCCTACACTTCAGAGCCTTTTAAGGACACTGAATTGCTCAA GTTGAGTCCTGAACAACAGAAAG AACTGATGGAAGCTAAATGTGCGAAGGTATTTGATCACTGCCTGATGACCATTGACAATGCTG CTAGATATGTTAATGATGGATCACGATTTGTTTCTATGAAGGTGGCAAGCATAGTTGACGGCAAACTTTTA AGACGTCTCACTACACTACTGAACTATTCTGATGAAGTGTTCAAATCATACTCCACTACCTCAACATCTAATGGTATCCCCAACATCTCATCTTCTAACATG TCATTCAAGTCACAAGTGTTGCGTGAAACTTTGACAGAACTTAGTACAAAAGG TTATATTGATCTTGTTGACTGGAGGAATCATTTCAGTGCAGAAAATGTGGATCAGCTTCATTTGTTATTAAAAGAG ACATTACCTGGAGTAGAAAGACCAGCTCCTCTTTCCCACCAAGAGCACCAACAAGTGAAGGTCCTTTTAAAAAGATTGAGTGATATGGGAGAA AGAGCAGCAACAAAGAATGTCAGAGTATTGGTGGATGCAGAACAGACCTACTACCAACCAGCCATTAGTAGTCTCACTGTACATTATCTAATGAAGAATTTCAATAAGGAACAACCAACCATTTATGATACAGTCCAGAGTTATcttaag AGTTCACACCAGACAATGTTGTTCAGTCACTTGAGCACTGAGAGGAATAATTGTATCTATGCAGTGAAGTTGGTGAGGGGAGCATATATGGATGAGGAGAAGAGGCTGGCCACACAACATGGATATGAAG ACCCTGTACATGACAGTAAAGAAGAAACCAGTGATAGTTATCATAAGAACATGGGTTATGTCCTATCCCAGGATGGAACTTTCTTGTGTGTTGCCTCACACAACTCAGAAACTGTGGACATAGCTAAGGAATG GATAGCAGCCCATAAGATATCTCCACAAAGTGGTCAAGTAGTGTTTTCACAGTCAATGGGAATGGCTGATTACCTCAGCTTAACTCTTG GTCAGGAAGGATACCTGGTGTACAAAATGTTCCATCATGGCAAATATCGAGGAGTATTACCATATTTGGTCAGAAGGGGCTTGGAGAATCGTGGGGCCATGTTGAGAGGAGTGGAGGAGCAAGAGATGCTCAGAAAAGAAATAATACGAAGAATTTTATCACCTTTTATTATCACTAGATGA
- the LOC136243884 gene encoding proline dehydrogenase 1, mitochondrial-like isoform X2 — translation MESVLGQSLTQAILRASVFGQFGGKDTDKELRDKVELFARRKVGVAFAYTSEPFKDTELLKLSPEQQKELMEAKCAKVFDHCLMTIDNAARYVNDGSRFVSMKVASIVDGKLLRRLTTLLNYSDEVFKSYSTTSTSNGIPNISSSNMSFKSQVLRETLTELSTKGYIDLVDWRNHFSAENVDQLHLLLKETLPGVERPAPLSHQEHQQVKVLLKRLSDMGERAATKNVRVLVDAEQTYYQPAISSLTVHYLMKNFNKEQPTIYDTVQSYLKSSHQTMLFSHLSTERNNCIYAVKLVRGAYMDEEKRLATQHGYEDPVHDSKEETSDSYHKNMGYVLSQDGTFLCVASHNSETVDIAKEWIAAHKISPQSGQVVFSQSMGMADYLSLTLGQEGYLVYKMFHHGKYRGVLPYLVRRGLENRGAMLRGVEEQEMLRKEIIRRILSPFIITR, via the exons ATGGAGTCAGTATTGGGTCAGTCACTGACCCAGGCAATTCTCAGGGCAAGTGTGTTTGGTCAGTTTGGAGGGAAAGACACAGACAAGGAGCTGAGAGACAAAGTAGAGTTATTTGCACGACGGAAAGTGGGAGTGGCATTTGCCTACACTTCAGAGCCTTTTAAGGACACTGAATTGCTCAA GTTGAGTCCTGAACAACAGAAAG AACTGATGGAAGCTAAATGTGCGAAGGTATTTGATCACTGCCTGATGACCATTGACAATGCTG CTAGATATGTTAATGATGGATCACGATTTGTTTCTATGAAGGTGGCAAGCATAGTTGACGGCAAACTTTTA AGACGTCTCACTACACTACTGAACTATTCTGATGAAGTGTTCAAATCATACTCCACTACCTCAACATCTAATGGTATCCCCAACATCTCATCTTCTAACATG TCATTCAAGTCACAAGTGTTGCGTGAAACTTTGACAGAACTTAGTACAAAAGG TTATATTGATCTTGTTGACTGGAGGAATCATTTCAGTGCAGAAAATGTGGATCAGCTTCATTTGTTATTAAAAGAG ACATTACCTGGAGTAGAAAGACCAGCTCCTCTTTCCCACCAAGAGCACCAACAAGTGAAGGTCCTTTTAAAAAGATTGAGTGATATGGGAGAA AGAGCAGCAACAAAGAATGTCAGAGTATTGGTGGATGCAGAACAGACCTACTACCAACCAGCCATTAGTAGTCTCACTGTACATTATCTAATGAAGAATTTCAATAAGGAACAACCAACCATTTATGATACAGTCCAGAGTTATcttaag AGTTCACACCAGACAATGTTGTTCAGTCACTTGAGCACTGAGAGGAATAATTGTATCTATGCAGTGAAGTTGGTGAGGGGAGCATATATGGATGAGGAGAAGAGGCTGGCCACACAACATGGATATGAAG ACCCTGTACATGACAGTAAAGAAGAAACCAGTGATAGTTATCATAAGAACATGGGTTATGTCCTATCCCAGGATGGAACTTTCTTGTGTGTTGCCTCACACAACTCAGAAACTGTGGACATAGCTAAGGAATG GATAGCAGCCCATAAGATATCTCCACAAAGTGGTCAAGTAGTGTTTTCACAGTCAATGGGAATGGCTGATTACCTCAGCTTAACTCTTG GTCAGGAAGGATACCTGGTGTACAAAATGTTCCATCATGGCAAATATCGAGGAGTATTACCATATTTGGTCAGAAGGGGCTTGGAGAATCGTGGGGCCATGTTGAGAGGAGTGGAGGAGCAAGAGATGCTCAGAAAAGAAATAATACGAAGAATTTTATCACCTTTTATTATCACTAGATGA